TTCCCCTTATTGAAATAATGGAAAGGCCTGGTTAGCTCTTCACCTGCAACGCGTCTCTTGATGACTGAGGCGACGTAGCGGCCTTCCTGAATCGCCACCGGAGCCACACCCGGTAGTGGTTTACCATTCTGCTGCAAAGTGGCGGTATCACCTATCACAAAGATATTCGGGTGTCCGGGAACGCTCAGGTCGCTTGCGACTTTGACGCGCCCCGCACGATCCACCTCTGCATGAAGCCATTTCCCGGCAGGTGATGCGCCAACTCCCGCGGTCCATATGATAGTATCCGCGACGATGTGTTCTCCGGGAACGGTAACGCCATGCTCGTCGATATCTAACACAGGTGTGTTCGTTCGCACTTCTACACCCATGCGAGCTAGCCTCTTTTGCGTTTTACGCGCCAGCGATTCGGGAAAGGCGTTTAATATACGCGGCAAAGCCTCGATGAGTATGATGCGGGTCTTCCTGGGATTGATATGGCGAAATTCTGATGCCAGGGTCTTGTGAGCGAGTTCGGCAATGGCTCCGGCCATTTCAACTCCCGTCGGTCCGGCTCCAACCAGCACAAACGTTAAAAGCTCCCCAATTTTCGCCGGATTCGTCTCTAATTCGGCAGACTCAAACGCCAGTAATATCTTTTGCCGGATAGCCCTTGCGTCTTCAATCGTTTTTAATCCACATACATATTGCGCCCATTCGTTATGGCCAAAGTAGTTATCCTGCGCGCCGGTTGCCAGTACCAGGTAATCGTATGGAAGCGAGCGGTCTCCCATCATTACTCGTTGCTGCTCGATATCTATGCCCGTCACTTCAGCCATCACTACTTCGGTGTTTTTTTGCTTTCGAAGAATATGCCGGATAGGCGAACTGATATCGGCAGGGGATAAGCCTGCCGTGGCGACCCAATACAACAATGGCTGGAACAGGTGATGATTTGTACGATCTATCAACGTTACACCAACGGGAGCATCTCGCAGCCCTAGAGCTACGTGCAGCCCGCCAAATCCCGCTCCAACGATTACCACGCGAGGTATTACGCGAGGTAGGTGTTCTTCAACTGCTTCGATAGTAGCCGGCGCAATCATTTCGTCTCTGCCTATGTCGCTATTTTGTACTTCAGTCATAGCGGTCTCCTTCCCGGTAATAGTTTTCTTCCCAACAATAGCTTAAGCCAGAAAGAGATGATGATCAAGGAGATCAATACTCCTGGTTTTTTTTAGTCACATATCTTCTTCTTTGCTCCCACCGGCAGCTTTCATGTGGGTAACCCTTTTGACGCAATTGA
The sequence above is a segment of the Ktedonobacteraceae bacterium genome. Coding sequences within it:
- a CDS encoding NAD(P)/FAD-dependent oxidoreductase — protein: MTEVQNSDIGRDEMIAPATIEAVEEHLPRVIPRVVIVGAGFGGLHVALGLRDAPVGVTLIDRTNHHLFQPLLYWVATAGLSPADISSPIRHILRKQKNTEVVMAEVTGIDIEQQRVMMGDRSLPYDYLVLATGAQDNYFGHNEWAQYVCGLKTIEDARAIRQKILLAFESAELETNPAKIGELLTFVLVGAGPTGVEMAGAIAELAHKTLASEFRHINPRKTRIILIEALPRILNAFPESLARKTQKRLARMGVEVRTNTPVLDIDEHGVTVPGEHIVADTIIWTAGVGASPAGKWLHAEVDRAGRVKVASDLSVPGHPNIFVIGDTATLQQNGKPLPGVAPVAIQEGRYVASVIKRRVAGEELTRPFHYFNKGNLATVGRSYAIVDIGPFHLTGFIAWLLWLVVHIYFLVGFRNRLVAIFQWAWSYFTYTRDARLITSVGQGEP